In one Streptomyces sp. T12 genomic region, the following are encoded:
- a CDS encoding aldo/keto reductase has product MERRTMGAAALAVGAVGLGCMPMSWAYSSSRQRGEESLRAVHRALDLGSSLLDTADMYGPFTNELLLGRALKERRQDAFVSTKVGLLVGEQHIVANGRPGYVKRACDASLRRLQTDVIDLYQLHRADPEIPVEETWGAMAELVRAGKVRSLGLCAVGARGGRRSGTRLHDGTIRQLQRVQQVFPVSAVQAELSVWSPEALETLLPWCEARDVGFLAAMPLGNGFLTGTLTPGQGFEPDDVRARHPRFTAEMMAANQPIVAGLRRIAARHGDGVTPAQVALAWVLAQGRHVVPVPGAKQERWVTENAGAEGVRLTAQDLAEVAELPRALGSWD; this is encoded by the coding sequence GTGGAGCGCAGGACGATGGGCGCGGCGGCACTCGCGGTGGGAGCCGTCGGGCTCGGGTGCATGCCGATGAGCTGGGCGTACAGCTCCTCACGGCAGCGGGGCGAGGAGTCGCTCAGGGCGGTGCACCGGGCGCTCGATCTGGGCTCGTCGCTGCTGGACACGGCCGATATGTACGGTCCGTTCACCAACGAGCTGCTGCTGGGGCGGGCGTTGAAGGAGCGCCGCCAGGACGCGTTCGTGTCGACCAAGGTCGGCCTGCTGGTGGGCGAACAGCACATCGTGGCCAACGGCCGTCCCGGCTATGTGAAGCGGGCGTGCGACGCCTCTCTGCGCCGCCTGCAGACGGACGTGATCGACCTCTACCAACTGCACCGCGCCGATCCCGAAATCCCGGTCGAGGAGACGTGGGGCGCGATGGCGGAGCTCGTCCGGGCCGGAAAGGTACGGTCGTTGGGGCTGTGCGCGGTGGGCGCGCGGGGTGGCCGCCGCTCGGGAACCCGCCTGCACGACGGGACGATCCGCCAGTTGCAGCGGGTGCAGCAGGTCTTTCCGGTCAGCGCCGTGCAGGCGGAGCTGTCGGTGTGGTCGCCGGAGGCCCTGGAGACGCTGCTGCCGTGGTGCGAGGCACGCGACGTCGGCTTCCTGGCGGCCATGCCCCTGGGCAACGGCTTCCTCACGGGCACGCTGACCCCGGGCCAGGGCTTCGAACCGGACGACGTCCGCGCCCGGCACCCGCGCTTCACCGCGGAGATGATGGCGGCGAACCAGCCGATAGTGGCCGGCCTGCGCCGGATCGCGGCCCGGCACGGCGACGGGGTCACGCCCGCACAGGTGGCACTGGCGTGGGTGCTGGCGCAGGGGCGGCACGTGGTTCCGGTGCCCGGGGCCAAACAGGAGCGCTGGGTGACCGAGAACGCGGGGGCCGAGGGAGTGCGGCTGACGGCGCAGGACCTGGCGGAGGTGGCGGAGCTGCCGCGGGCGCTGGGGTCCTGGGACTGA
- a CDS encoding bifunctional diguanylate cyclase/phosphodiesterase, whose protein sequence is MSSPPSGTTTLDGALRAPSSSAAMLPRRPSFGGGKGFVRQLVLALVCAGYAVGSAVGWGSDQVALIMGDFGLAAAAAAAAVSCFRYARSRRIRFRPAWLLFALSSAMAALGNLVWGWYEVVLEQPVPSPSYADGFFLCFAPPAIVGLLVLAKRPVTKAGWVCLGLDAWLIGGSLLTLAWSLALAQAAKLDSSGGASVAHTALSLAYPLLDIALVSMVLALHFRRSSANRTAVNTAIGALALTVMCDALFTSPLLHNSYRSGQLLDAGWFAGSLLLAYAPWAAPRSGESERQDGSGHTRVVHEHVPGQRGGSHHHTPAQGGEHSRYPANRPIAGSLAALTPYLAAAVCTLGILYNVLNGRSVDRVVLITGGTVVLALVVRQGIMLLDNITLTQELAQKENHFRSLVQGSSDVIMIAAPNGMLRYVSPAAAGVYGRTAEELVGTELANLIHPEDLGCVVHEVRRFLAASPLEEPTTRIECRFRSGEDGWLNVESTVNRHHGGLIFNSRDVTERVRLQAQLQHNAEHDPLTDLPNRALFTKRVQQALSGRRASDRGLALRNTAVLFIDLDGFKGVNDTIGHQAGDELLVQAARRLQEAVRGGDTASRLGGDEFAALIAGDNTRDRTAREGHILELADRLRGTLSQPYLIDGNDVRVNASIGVAFAEPGLGAGELLRNADLAMYRAKAGGKGRVELYKPQMQQDVVRKAELATRLRAALHDGEFALLHQPVVCLEDGRITSVATQARWRSSQGVLFTPAEFLRVAEDSDKTAELGRWMLEEAVEQAAERTATGLAVPVAVRVGARRLLDRSMPLGSIEALLTRHGLPSGSLIIELSDLDPRVSLDELERRLSGLRRLGVRIALDGFGSGYAALTALRRLPVDVLRLDRGLVEGVVESARLHKITGGLLRIAGDLGLQSVAEGVDLPEQVVALRAMGCTHGQGMAFSGPLDEYRLRRALGSGRYPVPHGPAEPAFAGGGAGVYTGGVTAVLGGGSALRSHNETPVPPT, encoded by the coding sequence GTGAGCTCGCCACCGTCTGGTACGACCACCCTCGACGGAGCGCTGCGGGCACCGTCCTCGTCGGCCGCGATGCTGCCTCGCCGGCCGTCCTTCGGCGGCGGCAAGGGGTTCGTCCGCCAGCTCGTTCTGGCCCTGGTGTGCGCGGGATACGCCGTCGGTTCCGCGGTCGGCTGGGGCTCGGACCAAGTCGCGCTGATCATGGGCGACTTCGGGCTGGCCGCCGCGGCCGCCGCCGCCGCCGTGTCCTGCTTCCGCTACGCCCGTAGCCGCCGTATCCGGTTCCGGCCGGCCTGGCTGCTGTTCGCCCTCTCCTCCGCCATGGCGGCCCTCGGCAACCTGGTCTGGGGGTGGTACGAGGTCGTCCTGGAGCAGCCCGTGCCCAGCCCCTCCTACGCCGACGGGTTCTTCCTGTGCTTCGCGCCGCCCGCCATCGTGGGCCTCCTGGTGCTCGCCAAGCGGCCGGTGACGAAGGCCGGCTGGGTCTGCCTCGGGCTGGACGCCTGGCTGATCGGCGGCTCCCTGCTGACCCTGGCGTGGAGCCTCGCCCTCGCCCAGGCGGCCAAGCTCGACTCGAGCGGGGGAGCGAGCGTGGCGCACACCGCGCTCTCGCTCGCCTACCCGCTGCTCGACATCGCCCTGGTCAGCATGGTGCTCGCACTGCACTTCCGCCGCTCGTCGGCGAACCGCACCGCGGTCAACACCGCGATCGGCGCGCTCGCCCTGACCGTGATGTGCGACGCCCTGTTCACCTCGCCGCTGCTGCACAACAGCTACCGCTCCGGCCAGCTGCTCGACGCGGGCTGGTTCGCCGGCTCACTGCTCCTGGCCTACGCCCCGTGGGCCGCGCCCCGGAGCGGAGAGAGCGAACGGCAGGACGGGTCGGGGCACACGCGCGTGGTGCACGAGCACGTGCCCGGACAGCGCGGCGGAAGCCATCACCACACGCCCGCGCAGGGAGGTGAGCACAGCCGGTACCCGGCCAACCGGCCGATCGCCGGCTCCCTGGCCGCGCTCACGCCGTACCTCGCCGCCGCCGTCTGCACGCTGGGGATCCTCTACAACGTCCTCAACGGCCGCAGCGTCGACCGCGTGGTCCTCATCACCGGGGGCACGGTCGTGCTCGCCCTCGTGGTGCGCCAGGGCATCATGCTGCTCGACAACATCACCCTCACCCAGGAGCTGGCGCAGAAGGAGAACCACTTCCGCTCCCTGGTGCAGGGCTCCAGCGACGTCATCATGATCGCCGCGCCCAACGGCATGCTCCGCTATGTCTCCCCGGCCGCCGCCGGGGTCTACGGCCGCACCGCCGAGGAGCTGGTGGGTACGGAACTGGCCAATCTCATCCACCCGGAGGACCTGGGCTGCGTGGTGCACGAGGTGCGCCGCTTCCTCGCCGCCAGCCCCCTTGAGGAACCCACTACGCGCATCGAGTGCCGCTTCCGGTCCGGCGAGGACGGGTGGCTCAACGTCGAATCGACCGTCAACCGGCACCACGGCGGCCTCATCTTCAACAGCCGGGACGTGACCGAAAGAGTGCGCCTGCAGGCGCAGCTCCAGCACAACGCCGAGCACGACCCGCTCACCGACCTGCCCAACCGCGCGCTGTTCACCAAGCGCGTGCAGCAGGCCCTGTCCGGCCGCCGCGCCTCCGACCGGGGTCTGGCCCTGCGCAACACGGCCGTCCTCTTCATCGACCTCGACGGCTTCAAGGGCGTCAACGACACGATCGGACACCAGGCCGGGGACGAGTTGCTCGTCCAGGCCGCCCGCAGACTCCAGGAGGCGGTCCGGGGCGGGGACACCGCGTCCCGGCTGGGCGGCGACGAGTTCGCGGCCCTGATCGCCGGGGACAACACCCGCGACCGCACCGCCCGCGAAGGACACATCCTGGAGCTCGCGGACCGACTCAGAGGGACGCTGTCACAGCCGTACCTCATCGACGGCAACGATGTCCGTGTCAACGCCTCCATCGGCGTCGCCTTCGCCGAGCCGGGCCTCGGCGCGGGCGAGCTGCTGCGCAACGCCGACCTGGCCATGTACCGCGCCAAGGCGGGCGGCAAGGGCCGCGTCGAGCTGTACAAGCCGCAGATGCAGCAGGACGTCGTACGCAAGGCGGAGCTGGCCACGCGCCTGCGTGCCGCGCTGCACGACGGCGAGTTCGCGCTGCTGCACCAGCCGGTGGTGTGTCTGGAGGACGGCCGGATCACGTCGGTCGCCACCCAGGCGCGCTGGCGGTCCTCGCAAGGGGTGCTGTTCACGCCCGCCGAGTTCCTGCGGGTGGCCGAGGACAGCGACAAGACCGCCGAGCTGGGCCGCTGGATGCTGGAGGAGGCCGTCGAGCAGGCCGCCGAGCGCACCGCGACCGGGCTCGCCGTACCCGTCGCCGTGCGGGTGGGTGCGCGGCGGCTGCTGGACCGGTCGATGCCGCTCGGCTCGATCGAGGCGCTGCTGACCCGGCACGGGCTGCCGTCCGGGTCACTGATCATCGAGCTGTCCGACCTCGACCCCCGTGTCTCGCTGGACGAACTGGAGCGCCGCCTGAGCGGCCTGCGCAGACTCGGTGTCCGGATCGCCCTGGACGGCTTCGGCAGCGGGTACGCGGCGCTCACGGCCCTGCGCCGGCTTCCCGTCGACGTACTCAGGCTCGACCGCGGTCTGGTCGAGGGAGTCGTCGAGTCCGCGCGGCTGCACAAGATCACCGGTGGGCTGCTGCGGATCGCCGGCGACCTCGGGCTGCAGTCCGTGGCCGAGGGCGTGGACCTGCCGGAGCAGGTCGTCGCACTGCGCGCGATGGGGTGCACGCACGGGCAGGGCATGGCGTTCTCCGGTCCGCTGGACGAGTACCGGCTGCGCCGGGCGCTCGGTTCCGGCCGCTATCCGGTGCCGCACGGACCGGCGGAGCCCGCGTTCGCGGGTGGCGGCGCGGGGGTGTACACCGGTGGTGTGACCGCTGTTCTCGGAGGCGGAAGTGCCCTTCGCTCACATAATGAGACTCCCGTCCCACCCACTTGA
- a CDS encoding sorbosone dehydrogenase family protein, which translates to MTAVMATAALLLTVSCSSDDGGSPGQGGSAASSTAGSGSSPSRRTADQAPPAQGSAKVLRTVTEGLNTPWGLAPLPDGDLLVSSRDEATVTRVDGETGKKTELGEVPGVSPAGEGGLMGLALSPDYASDHMIYAYFTSASDNRIVRMLYDEQKPSGEQLGAPDTIFKGIPKGFIHNGGRIAFGPDKMLYAGTGESGDTGLSQDKESMGGKILRLTPEGEPAPGNPFPDSPVYSYGHRNVQGLAWDSEQRLFAAEFGQDTWDELNAIKPGDNYGWPEAEGKSDDAKYHNPLAQWGTDDASPSGIAHAEGSIWMAGLKGQRLWRIPLSGTEASADPQAFLASEYGRLRTVVSAGGDKLWVTTSNTDGRGSPKDGDDRILEVQVS; encoded by the coding sequence GTGACGGCCGTAATGGCCACGGCCGCGCTCCTGCTGACGGTCAGCTGTTCCTCCGACGACGGGGGATCACCCGGGCAGGGCGGAAGCGCGGCATCGAGCACTGCGGGTTCGGGGTCGTCGCCCTCCCGGCGGACGGCCGATCAGGCCCCGCCGGCACAGGGCTCGGCCAAGGTGCTGCGCACGGTCACCGAGGGCCTGAACACGCCCTGGGGCCTGGCCCCGCTCCCCGACGGCGACCTGCTCGTCTCCTCCCGCGACGAGGCCACGGTCACGCGGGTCGACGGGGAGACGGGCAAGAAGACCGAGCTGGGCGAGGTCCCGGGGGTGTCCCCGGCGGGCGAGGGCGGCCTCATGGGCCTGGCGCTGTCGCCGGACTACGCCTCGGACCACATGATCTACGCCTACTTCACCTCGGCCTCGGACAACCGCATCGTCCGGATGCTGTACGACGAGCAGAAGCCGTCCGGCGAACAGCTGGGCGCACCCGACACGATCTTCAAGGGCATCCCCAAGGGCTTCATCCACAACGGCGGCCGGATCGCCTTCGGCCCGGACAAGATGCTGTACGCGGGCACGGGCGAGAGCGGCGACACGGGCCTGTCCCAGGACAAGGAGTCCATGGGCGGCAAGATCCTGCGCCTGACACCGGAAGGTGAACCGGCCCCGGGCAACCCCTTCCCCGACTCCCCCGTGTACTCATACGGCCACCGCAACGTCCAGGGCCTGGCCTGGGACTCCGAACAGCGCCTGTTCGCCGCGGAGTTCGGCCAGGACACCTGGGACGAGCTGAACGCGATCAAGCCGGGCGACAACTACGGCTGGCCGGAGGCCGAGGGCAAGTCCGACGACGCCAAGTACCACAACCCGCTGGCCCAGTGGGGCACGGACGATGCCTCCCCCAGCGGCATCGCCCATGCCGAGGGCTCCATCTGGATGGCGGGCCTGAAGGGCCAGCGCCTGTGGCGCATCCCCCTGAGCGGCACGGAGGCCTCGGCGGACCCGCAGGCCTTCCTGGCGAGCGAGTACGGCCGGCTGCGGACGGTGGTGTCGGCGGGCGGCGACAAGCTGTGGGTGACGACGAGCAACACCGACGGGCGGGGCAGCCCGAAGGACGGGGACGACAGAATTCTGGAGGTGCAGGTGAGCTGA
- a CDS encoding 2-hydroxyacid dehydrogenase → MTADVWLPIPPEEIEGLPEGLGYRFWNGAEDFPADPAECAFYVVPYMKAPALGQRPLPEMSSVQVVQTLSAGIDHVEAGLKYLPPGVKLCNARGVHEASTAELTLTLILASLRGIPDFVRAQDKGEWLGGFRPALADKSVLIVGYGSIGAAIEDRLAPFEPARVARVARSERTTARGPVHPLTELPALLPEADVVILSTPLTDATRHLADADFLARMKDGALLVNVARGAVVDTKALLAELEAGRITAALDVTDPEPLPREHPLWRAPGVLISPHVGGPTSAFLPRAKRLLVDQLSRFVNREPLRNVILTTGA, encoded by the coding sequence ATGACTGCTGATGTGTGGCTCCCCATCCCGCCGGAAGAGATCGAGGGTCTCCCCGAGGGCCTGGGCTACCGCTTCTGGAACGGCGCCGAGGACTTCCCCGCCGACCCGGCCGAATGCGCCTTCTACGTCGTCCCGTACATGAAGGCGCCCGCGCTCGGGCAGCGCCCCCTGCCGGAGATGAGCTCGGTGCAGGTCGTGCAGACGCTCTCCGCCGGCATCGACCACGTGGAGGCGGGCCTCAAATACCTGCCGCCGGGCGTGAAGCTGTGCAATGCGCGCGGGGTGCACGAGGCGAGCACCGCCGAGCTCACCCTCACGCTGATCCTCGCCTCGCTGCGCGGCATCCCCGACTTCGTGCGCGCCCAGGACAAGGGGGAGTGGCTCGGCGGATTCCGGCCCGCGCTGGCGGACAAGAGCGTCCTCATCGTGGGATACGGCTCGATCGGGGCCGCGATCGAGGACCGGCTCGCACCCTTTGAACCTGCGCGGGTGGCGCGCGTCGCGCGCTCTGAGCGCACCACGGCGCGCGGACCCGTGCATCCGCTCACCGAACTGCCCGCCCTGCTCCCGGAAGCGGACGTCGTCATCCTGTCCACACCCCTGACGGACGCCACCCGGCACCTGGCCGACGCCGACTTCCTCGCCCGGATGAAGGACGGCGCGCTGCTGGTCAACGTCGCCCGTGGAGCCGTCGTCGACACCAAGGCGCTGCTCGCCGAGCTGGAGGCCGGTCGCATCACCGCCGCCCTGGACGTCACCGACCCCGAGCCGCTGCCCCGGGAACACCCCCTGTGGCGTGCGCCGGGCGTGCTGATCAGCCCGCACGTGGGCGGGCCGACGTCGGCGTTCCTGCCGCGCGCGAAGAGGCTGCTGGTGGACCAGTTGAGTCGTTTCGTGAACCGGGAGCCCCTGCGCAACGTGATCCTTACAACAGGGGCGTAA
- a CDS encoding AAA family ATPase, whose amino-acid sequence MLGPVESRSVSPVFVGRATELETLNDALARAAEGDPQALVIGGEAGVGKTRLVEEFATAAGREGAVVALGGCVEIGADGLPFAPFSTALRALRRELPGELADGAAGQEEELARLLPELSDTALSRGADRSDEEGMARLFELTARLLERVAAGRTVVLALEDLHWADASTRHLLAYLFRTLRTGRLVVLATYRSDDIHRRHPLRPLLAELDRLRTVRRIELGRFNRTEVGRQIAGILATEPDPAQVDEIFERSDGNAFFVEELAVAAHEGCRTGLTDSLRDLLLVRVERLPEAAQRVARIVAEGGSTVEYRLLAAVAQLAEDDLIEALRAAVNANILIAAPGGDGYRFRHSLVREAVGDDLLPGERSRLNRRYAEALEADPTLVPADERVMRLASYWYHAHDPAKALPAVLDASVTARRRHAHSEQLRLLERAMELWDSAPQDVRASLRPVDYTEVYPPCGCDPATTPLRYLDLMAEAAVAGRLCGERERALKITKRALHLLEDENDPLRAAWFWVQRSRLVQAQARGDGWKELGTARELVRGLPPSEVHAEVLATAANWSMLRDPGPDAMSAAERAVEYARMVGAEDIELNARLTLGGLMVEAGDIEAGLAQMYEVRDEVLARGLTAVVGRSHVNLPSVLEGIGRSEDAVGILREGLRLTQEMGLRDSEAWVWANLAETLISLGRWDEAAQAAVNAQRTGQSAKPHGGGSNSLARLALARGELAEAARHLATARASYGTHDPMPQNNLPMSILALGIAAAEGRLLDARAEADRVLSAGFPPGTQRYAWPLLLAAAVVESDARAHALPAAQEGRAAFLERLFVATRKLTTGAPLWLAYEKWTRAELDRAENRATPDTWSDVITAFEALERPYDLARIRHRLAEALLAIGGEDERARATELLRLTRATAAHLGARPLADATTHLAQRARLTLTTAPPLPATDPADSLGLTTRERDVLRLVSNGRTNRQIAEELFISPKTASVHVSNILGKLGVSGRGEAAAVAHRMGLFPAETLTSGTSS is encoded by the coding sequence ATGCTCGGGCCCGTGGAAAGCAGGTCCGTAAGTCCCGTGTTCGTCGGCCGTGCAACCGAGTTGGAGACGCTGAACGACGCCCTCGCCCGAGCCGCCGAGGGCGACCCGCAGGCGTTGGTGATCGGGGGTGAGGCCGGGGTCGGCAAGACGCGTCTCGTCGAGGAGTTCGCCACCGCCGCCGGCCGCGAGGGCGCCGTCGTCGCGCTCGGCGGCTGCGTCGAGATCGGCGCCGACGGGCTGCCCTTCGCCCCGTTCTCCACCGCGCTACGAGCACTGCGGCGCGAACTCCCCGGCGAGCTTGCCGACGGGGCCGCAGGTCAGGAGGAGGAACTGGCCCGACTGCTGCCCGAGTTGAGCGATACGGCTCTCTCCCGAGGGGCGGACCGGTCCGACGAGGAGGGCATGGCCCGCCTCTTCGAGCTCACCGCCCGCCTCCTGGAGCGCGTCGCCGCGGGCCGCACCGTCGTCCTCGCCCTGGAGGACCTGCACTGGGCCGACGCCTCCACCCGCCACCTCCTCGCCTATCTCTTCCGCACTCTGCGCACCGGCCGCCTCGTCGTCCTGGCCACCTACCGCTCCGACGACATCCACCGCCGCCACCCGCTGCGCCCGCTCCTCGCCGAACTCGACCGGCTCCGCACGGTCCGCCGGATCGAACTCGGCCGCTTCAACCGCACCGAGGTCGGCCGCCAGATCGCCGGCATCCTCGCCACCGAACCCGACCCGGCCCAGGTCGACGAGATCTTCGAACGCTCCGACGGCAACGCCTTCTTCGTCGAGGAACTCGCCGTCGCCGCCCATGAAGGCTGCCGCACGGGCCTCACCGACTCCCTGCGCGACCTGCTCCTCGTACGGGTGGAAAGGCTGCCCGAGGCCGCCCAGCGGGTCGCCCGGATCGTCGCCGAGGGCGGCTCCACCGTCGAGTACCGGCTGCTCGCCGCCGTCGCCCAGCTCGCCGAGGACGACCTCATCGAGGCGCTGCGGGCCGCCGTCAACGCCAACATCCTCATCGCCGCGCCCGGCGGCGACGGCTACCGCTTCCGCCACTCCCTGGTCCGCGAGGCCGTCGGCGACGACCTGCTGCCCGGCGAGCGCTCCCGCCTCAACCGCCGCTACGCCGAAGCCCTGGAGGCCGACCCGACGCTCGTCCCCGCCGACGAGCGCGTCATGCGGCTGGCCAGCTACTGGTACCACGCCCACGACCCGGCCAAGGCCCTGCCCGCCGTCCTGGACGCCTCCGTCACCGCCCGCCGCCGGCACGCCCACTCCGAGCAACTGCGGCTGCTGGAACGAGCGATGGAGCTGTGGGACTCCGCGCCGCAGGACGTCAGGGCCTCGCTGCGCCCCGTCGACTACACCGAGGTCTACCCGCCCTGCGGCTGCGACCCCGCGACCACACCCCTGCGCTACCTCGACCTGATGGCCGAGGCCGCCGTCGCCGGACGGCTGTGCGGGGAGCGCGAACGCGCCCTGAAGATCACCAAACGGGCCCTGCACCTGCTGGAGGACGAGAACGACCCGCTGCGCGCCGCCTGGTTCTGGGTCCAGCGGTCCCGGCTGGTCCAGGCGCAGGCGCGCGGTGACGGCTGGAAGGAGCTTGGCACCGCCCGGGAGCTGGTGCGCGGTCTGCCGCCGTCCGAGGTGCATGCCGAGGTACTGGCCACGGCGGCCAACTGGTCGATGCTGCGCGACCCCGGCCCCGACGCCATGTCGGCCGCCGAGCGGGCCGTCGAGTACGCGCGCATGGTGGGCGCCGAGGACATCGAACTGAACGCGCGCCTCACCCTCGGCGGACTCATGGTCGAGGCCGGGGACATCGAGGCCGGCCTGGCCCAGATGTACGAGGTCAGGGACGAGGTACTGGCACGCGGCCTCACCGCCGTGGTCGGGCGCAGCCATGTGAACCTGCCGTCCGTCCTGGAAGGCATCGGCCGATCCGAGGACGCCGTCGGCATCCTTCGCGAGGGCCTGCGGCTGACACAGGAGATGGGACTGCGCGACTCCGAGGCCTGGGTCTGGGCGAACCTCGCCGAGACACTGATCTCCCTCGGCCGCTGGGACGAGGCCGCGCAGGCCGCCGTCAACGCCCAGCGGACCGGGCAGTCCGCGAAGCCTCACGGCGGCGGCTCCAACAGCCTGGCCCGCCTCGCGCTCGCCCGCGGCGAGCTCGCTGAGGCCGCCCGCCATCTCGCCACCGCCCGCGCCTCCTACGGCACCCATGACCCCATGCCGCAGAACAACCTGCCGATGTCCATCCTCGCCCTCGGTATAGCCGCCGCCGAGGGCCGCCTCCTCGACGCCCGCGCGGAGGCCGACCGGGTCCTGAGCGCCGGTTTCCCGCCCGGCACCCAGCGTTATGCCTGGCCGCTGCTGCTGGCCGCCGCCGTCGTCGAGTCCGACGCCCGTGCCCACGCGCTGCCCGCCGCGCAGGAGGGCCGCGCCGCCTTCCTGGAACGGCTCTTCGTGGCCACCCGCAAACTCACCACGGGCGCGCCCCTGTGGCTGGCCTACGAGAAGTGGACCCGAGCCGAACTCGACCGGGCCGAGAACCGGGCCACCCCCGACACCTGGTCCGACGTGATCACCGCCTTCGAAGCCCTGGAGCGCCCCTACGACCTCGCCCGGATCCGCCACCGCCTGGCCGAGGCCCTGCTCGCGATCGGCGGCGAGGACGAGCGCGCCCGCGCCACGGAACTGCTCCGCCTGACCCGGGCCACCGCCGCCCACCTGGGCGCCCGCCCCCTCGCCGACGCCACGACCCACCTGGCCCAGCGAGCCCGCCTCACCCTCACCACAGCCCCACCCCTGCCCGCGACCGACCCCGCCGACTCCCTCGGCCTCACCACCCGGGAACGAGACGTCCTGCGCCTGGTCTCCAACGGCCGCACCAACCGCCAGATCGCCGAGGAACTCTTCATCTCGCCGAAGACGGCCAGCGTCCACGTGTCGAACATTCTGGGGAAGCTCGGCGTCTCGGGGAGGGGGGAGGCAGCCGCGGTGGCGCATCGGATGGGGTTGTTTCCGGCCGAAACGCTCACGTCTGGGACGAGCAGCTGA
- a CDS encoding DUF6191 domain-containing protein has translation MFNAFEELFAPGRKHTRDEQNRLELTREDVGDNDPGRGPIDLASGKVVVRRPEPSAEEDGEDGEDGEGEG, from the coding sequence GTGTTCAACGCGTTCGAGGAACTCTTCGCACCCGGCCGCAAACACACCCGCGACGAACAGAACCGTCTGGAACTGACCCGCGAAGACGTCGGCGACAACGACCCCGGGCGCGGACCGATAGATCTCGCGTCCGGGAAGGTCGTCGTACGACGGCCCGAGCCGTCGGCCGAGGAGGACGGCGAGGACGGCGAGGACGGCGAAGGGGAGGGCTGA